The DNA segment GACGCGACAGCGTAAATATTGCTTCCAGCGTAGATCAGTATTGCAACGGCAAGCACATTTGAGAAGAGACGCATTCGTCCTCTTGAGAGTTAGGTAATGTTCAGATAGCCTGACCGGAGCAAGCGGTCCACACTGACTGGGCTGAGATCAGCAACACTTGGCGGCTATTTCAGAACTTGCCACCGCATTGTGTCATCTCACAAGTTCCAGACAGAGTTGCGACCACGGCCACAGTGAAGACGACAGCAGCAAGCACGGCCAGCGACACCAGGAAAGATTTGTTCCCGTGGACACCCAGGAACCGCAGGACTGCGAACCCAGACTCCTCGCTGCGCGGGAGCGATGGAGGCAGGGGAGAGTTGCACCACGAATAGAGAAGCTCCGTTGAGCAAGGAGCAGGCATCAAGACACATTACTGCTTGAAGCGGCAGCCATGTAAACGTGATCCCTTGCACGGTGCCACAGCGGCTATTGCGACGACTGTAGCTATGTTATAGGTGATTATGCGTGGGCTTGGCGTAAAATTCCGCCTTCGTTCACCAGAAATGAACAGTGAATAGGCAGCATTGTTTTATCAATTCGTTAAGTTAGACTGTCTAGCTTACAgcgtactatcgcgatggaaagtaAGAACGAACAACGCTGCGCCTGCGTGCTCTGCTGTTTGAATGTCTTTTGCTGCCATCGAAGTAAAagcgcgataaaaaaaaatgccaacaGCGGAGCGCCTATTAAGGCTCCGCTTTGTTCGCGTTTCTGTCCATCGCCCCTGGACTTTCTCGTTTCAGTGAGTCTGCAGGAAAAAGACCGCTACGTGGCCTTTTTTTGTACGAGGAACCTATGTCTAGCTTCACCTtcagcagacaaggacacaattCCTTGCTTTATGTGCGAAACATGAAAGGTACATAGACATGTTTTATGTAATATATTTCAATATTGTTATATACCACAATTTTTTTGCCCTCCAGTTTATTAAAGATACCAAAGGGCAGCCAGTACGAACCTTAACGATTAGGCAGCAAAAGAAATGCTTCGTCGTTTTATCCGGGCTTGTTAATATTCGAGGCTTGCAGTTTCATCTAAAATAATTCATTTTTTTGGAGAAAACTGAGATCTATACTCAATAGACTCGAGCGCACACGCCAGTAGTACGGCGTACACCGACGCCCATAATTCGGCCTCTGGTCTCCGCCGTGCCATATTAGCGGTGAATGAATGTTAAAAGGACAATCACGTTGCTCTGAGTGACACTGAATTCTATTCGTCATCTTTTAGTTTGcggtgggttaatgacatcctagtcgaaatcaagaggaagaaatgggcccatgggcagggcatgtaatgcgaaggcaagataactgctcgtccttgagggtaacggattggattccaagagaaggcaagcgtagcaggggacggcagaaagttaggtgggcggatgagattaggaagtttgcggggatcaTACATTGCAAAATTAATTTTGAAAAGCAATTTAATTACATTAaactaattactttcctagaaataTATCAAAAGTAACTAAATTGCATCACAAATAACTGCTCTAAAATTAATGACGTTACTTACAATTACCtcacaaaaaataatgaatattGCTTTTAAATTAATTTTTAGTTTAAACGCGAAAAAGCTGCGCATCTGTCATAGTTCGTACAGAATTTTCATATTGCTGTGTGCATCGCCACTGAGCTTCAAAGTGGGCACCAGAAATTTGCCCCTCTTTCATTAAAGGTAGCCCTAGTCCATTGAACAGCCGCTTTACTGATCTAGATGAGGTCAATTTAATCGCAAAATTTAATTGCTCGCATCACTCCTGAATCAGAAGCCAATCGTTCATTGCGCAGTATGGACCCATCCTCTTGATTTTGAAGGATTTTTCGTAcacgtaaacagcgggagtgcatcGACTGCCTGTTGACGCTCATCGTCGCGGAAATGCACCAGGGTGCAGACAAGCCGCCATTTCTGCTGTTAAATTGACTTGTTCTGGAGGTACGTTCGCGGAAAAAAATAGCATGTCGTGGTGCCGCTGTCGTACACATTGCCCTTGAGTGAAAAATAGGGCTTCATATCCAGCGTACAGAAACTAGTTTTCATAGAACTCACAACCAAATTTTTTTTATGTCATTTGAGACTTGTCATTGTGGcgacgtgacaatatatatatatgcagcagTCTGGAGGGAGCTACTCGCTCtagcactcgcagtgcgtctcTGGGAAGGTGCAATACAACATGTCATGGTCATGGAGCTCTCCCGGAGGCCCTGCGGCGCGTCTGTGTATGCTACCGTCCGCAGTGCTGGAAAATGCGTAGCAGTCCTATTAAGTAGACTCCTTACCAACGCGGTGCCGATGCGCGCACGCACATCGCAtctcgtccgcgtgcgccgcttcTCCGGAGTGCTGGCTGCTGCTGGCCGcgtgtttttcttgctttgtagCCACTCAACCCCGCAAACGCGAGGCCAGAGCATGGCCGATACAAAGAGGAGCACGGAATCATTACTGAGCAAAAGTAATTTGGCTAATAATCACTGGCTTTTGCATGAAATTACTGCTCCAATATAATTCATTACATTACTTAATTACTAGCCCACAAAAGTAATAAAGTACAAATTATCGAGAGAAGTAATGCATTACTGTAACTTCATTACAGTAATTCAATTACTGCCATGTCTGGCGGGGATATGGttggcgcagttggcaaaggacaaggttaattggagaaacatgggagagtcctttgcccggcagtgggcatagtcaggatgatgacgatgatgattatgatgatggcgATATTAATGATGGGCCCTTAACAACAAAGATACCGCATCGCCGCATTCACGCGTTGAGCAATCCGTGTAACAGTCTCTATGTCCGCGCGCAAGGTATACAGGCGAAGTAGTCAAAGCATGCACAGCGTACCTGTGCAGTAGTTCAACATCTTTGGGGCAGCTGAGGCGCTCGGTTTGGGTGCTACCCTCAGCATGAAGCTCGACCTGGGCACTTCGCGACGGCAGGTCTGGGTCCCAGTCGCTGAAGCCTTGCTCGTGGGACAACAGACCGCTTGCGTCGACAGCTTCTCTGCGTCAGGTATGGTAAATAATAAAGCTGGAGTAAATAACTAAAAAACTTTAATTCGCTAAAAAACTAACCGTACTGAAAGGAAACAGAGAAATTAATAAAACTGGACCAGAGTTTGGTGAAGTAATCTAAGGATACGGAAGAAAAAAGCTGGAGGGGACGCAGAAGCTCTGCTTCAAGGGTATCATTGTCTATACACCTGCCATGGTGGTAAATTATTGTTTTccacctgccacctgtcacggttggcagtttgctcacaatccggtaggcaAGTTGTGATTACATCACAAGGTCACAAGACCTAGTTGGCCCACCTGCcacttaggttgcttctctggggggatttttcgtgcatttttcgctcatggccaacgacGGCTACAGCGACGCCGATTTTTCTGTGATACGAGACCCATAACGCTAACGcgctaaaaaaataataatattgtGTAGTTCACTGCACaccgggataaaaaaaaaatcaagttaaACAATTTCTCGGGCGGTTAACTCAAAGGACTCTGGAGCTTAAACAGGAAGCTCTGTTTTACTGCAAAAGGTGACACCCTGAAGGACGAGCTGTTAAGACTCCTGGCGTCTACTTGCTTGCGGCTAGACGAGAATATAGCACTGCGAATGCCAGAAGCCGATGAGAAGCAATGCCCGAGAACTAAGAAAAGACGTAGGAATGTGCAGGGACGGAGCTCCGGGATACCATAATTAAGTAACCTTCGACTGTGATCGCAAGTCGTAGGACGGCTGTTGCAGGAAACGGATGCGAGTTTGCACCGTTACAAGGAAATTGTACGCGCGCGCAGTAAGGACGACTCAGCCTTACTGCGACGTGTCGCCTTGTCATTAGCAGCGTGCGTGACTTCGAGTTTAGACGGTAACAGTAACATTTTGTGCCGTTTCCAATTGTTCGACTGCTAAGAGAGTGCGGAGGTCAGGTTTCCAGCTTGCGTGTGTAcagctgcagttcttgtggcgaaGTCGTCGTGGTGTGCAGCGTTTGCTTTTATAAAACACTTTTCTGGTGGCAGCGAAGACGTTCTGCCATTAAAAGCTCCAAAATAATGTTTAAAGCAACAAATGCTATCCATATTACGAGCATATATGGCAAGAATgggagctagttggttgttcattgTGCAGGGAATCGCGCTAAACTGGTTACAAGACGAAAGGAAAAAATACACGAAGGAACTAAAGTTTAACATAAGCGCTTAAGATTAGTACTGGCTTCATCGGGCAGTGTACGTGTCGCTGTACCATACCGGCATACTGCGTCCAGAACTGACTGAATGGTTATTTCACATCGTCCGTATATGGCGGGCTGCTTTGCTATGAAGAATGCGTATTGGTTTACAAAATCAGACTCAACTGTAGGCTCTATGACAGGCTAATGATATCGCCTGAAGGCCGAGTGGCCCTATGGGAACGCGAAACCTTCCTGTCGTAATTTTGTCAATTTTCACGCCAATTTTGCCTACTATGGTTAATATTGACCAACCTTCTTGTAAAACAGCGTCGGAATGAAGATACCACTCAATGGGACTAAAAAGGAAGCACGCACGTGATGAGTAGGGTAATCGGTGCGCCCTGTGAATGAGAGATGGTGCTTAGGAAAGCTACTTCTCCAAATATGCAAGCACGAACGCATGAAACAGCTATCGTAGTAAGGGCGCGTCTTGCTTTGTGCCCGAGAGCAGCGCAAACGTCGGCATAAGGAGCGAAGCAGCGTACGACGCTGTCACTAGCTTTTTCACTGTCCCCTCTCTTTTGTGCGGTTTGCCGACGTGAAGTGCGCATCAGCTGCCTGATATCCAGAATATGATGCCATACCCTATGTCGGAGAGAAGGGCTGCAGTGTCGTGTTGCCTGAACGGTGATGTAGGAGGAGTTGTCGGTGACCTAGGGACCTCGGACAAAGACCATGACTGGAAGCACAGTGACGGCGTGCTGGTCGTTCTCCGGAGCCGCCCACGTCGCGGCGCGTTCGGGCCGGAGAGCAGAGGCAGCGGGGAGGACGCCCGACGGAGCGACCTCGAACTAGAGGAACGTCGCATGGCGTCAGGCGCCGAGACAGGCCGGACTGAGGAGCAAGCAGCGCGTGCGCACGCGGAGATCTGCATGCCTCTTTCACTTCACTTGCGAGCGCTAACTGGCGCGCATAGCAGGCATCGTTGTGAAAAAATAAAAGCGACAAAATGACAACCGAAAGGAAGACGAGACGTGCGTATCTGATGTTGTTGAAAGCCAGTAGCAACGACGATGGTTGCGATGTCAAGGGCAGCACTTTTTTTGAACGATGGAATTGTGCACCCAGACTTCTACCTCTTCGTTGTAATCACGTTCCCTTTCAGGGATAGTGCGCATGGGGCTATGCGCCGGAGAAAGACCGAAAAACTTGAGACGCCTTGATTTTCGTCATTAGCTTACCTCGGACGTCATCGCTGAATGATGCCAAAGGTAGAGAGCGTGGCGATATGATCAAATTCTGGTCGAGGAAAGATGTCATAATAAACAGCAAGTATTTCTCAAGGATTTGGCTAATTGCTGGTAGAATAGAAATCGGGCTATAGGATCGACTTTATCTTTTTGTCCACTCTTGAAAAGAGCCCTATCAATGGCTGTCTTAAGAGCAGGGGGAATTTTTCCCGAGTCGGTTAAAGGAttcaaaattacaaaaaaaataccGGAGAGAGCATAAAAGTTTCATTTAAGTATGGCTATCGAAATACCGTCGATGCTGGGAGGTTTCTTTGGCCTGAACCCAAAGGTGATGCTGCTGAGTTCTGTTTCTGTTAGTTTTGGAGAAATGCTGGTGCTGCGAGCGAGTTGATAAGTGTGCATGTATCACGAACTGTATGCTCCACTGAGTGTGACGCGGCCGCGAAGTGGTCTTCGAATGTATTGGCCAGATGAAGATGGTCATCGTGAAAGACGTCAGCGAACAGCACTTAAGGTTTATTTTTAAGATTCCTTCGTAGGTTATTGACAATGGACCATGTCTTGGCACTGTTGTTTGAAGCTTTTTTGAACTCAAGGTAGCGGCGCTTCGATGAACGCAGGAGTGCATTGACTTTGTTTCTTACACTTTTAAACTGGGAATGTAGAGATTCATCTGCTGGGAACGTTTAGAATGTTTCAAGAGTAGGTCTTTAATAAATATTGGAACTTCTATAGTGTGTCTCCATTTAGCCATTTCAAGTCATGTCTACTCTTCTTGAGCAGACGTTCTGTGGTGCCCATGCCTGGAAGCTGACGAACTTTGTTATACCGGAACATCAGTTATAGCTTTCAGTAAAGCCCAGTCAGTCTCTTCTCAGTGTGTCTTGTTgctgattaataataatattaaaaccaataataataagttttattgcacataataataataataataataataataataataataataataataataat comes from the Amblyomma americanum isolate KBUSLIRL-KWMA chromosome 1, ASM5285725v1, whole genome shotgun sequence genome and includes:
- the LOC144094331 gene encoding uncharacterized protein LOC144094331 isoform X1 gives rise to the protein MRRSSSSRSLRRASSPLPLLSGPNAPRRGRLRRTTSTPSLCFQSWSLSEVPRSPTTPPTSPFRQHDTAALLSDIGEAVDASGLLSHEQGFSDWDPDLPSRSAQVELHAEGSTQTERLSCPKDVELLHSEESGFAVLRFLGVHGNKSFLVSLAVLAAVVFTVAVVATLSGTSNANKKINSLDLGQDGFESEQASAHKDAMVTAASTARRMITVHRMRAARKVISSRKAAAKGRKKARISHRNLRTRAKEHRTRFTTTRPSTRKQAKSRRRPRTVPTIRRRGGKKKVSSSRRSPKGRRRLATGKNRTTTTTASSGDDVSTENDLAQESEEPKESSSAPSLAA
- the LOC144094331 gene encoding uncharacterized protein LOC144094331 isoform X2; translation: MRRSSSSRSLRRASSPLPLLSGPNAPRRGRLRRTTSTPSLCFQSWSLSEVPRSPTTPPTSPFRQHDTAALLSDIGEAVDASGLLSHEQGFSDWDPDLPSRSAQVELHAEGSTQTERLSCPKDVELLHSEESGFAVLRFLGVHGNKSFLVSLAVLAAVVFTVAVVATLSGTSNANKKINSLDLGQDGFESEQASAHKDAMVTAASTARRMITVHRMRAARKVISSRKAAAKGRKKARISHRNLRTRAKEHRTRFTTTRPSTRKQAKSRRRPRTVPTIRRRGGKKKVSSSRRSPKGRRRLATGKNRTTTTTASGDDVSTENDLAQESEEPKESSSAPSLAA